The following are from one region of the Rhizobacter sp. AJA081-3 genome:
- the mmsB gene encoding multiple monosaccharide ABC transporter permease, whose translation MEHTLDKAPGTAGPRTGHFLKQNLREYGMLLSLVAIMIFFQVMTDGTLLQPLNLTNLVLQNSYIIIMALGMLLVIVAGHIDLSVGSVCGFVGALAAVLMVNYEWHFVPATIACLVVGALIGAAQGWFVAYFHIPSFIVTLAGMLVFKGLALALLNGQSVGPFPETFQKLSSGFIPDAFGGTELRLTSLLLGVLVALAMVAMAWRARGNQQLHGMETEPMVLFASRNAVFATILVALSWLLATYKGLPNVLIIMFVLMVAYDFVTSRTTIGRRIYALGGNEKAARLSGIRTERLAFYTFVNMGVLAALAGLVFAARLNTATPKAGLGFELDVIAACFIGGASASGGVGRVMGAVIGAFVMGVMNNGMSILGIGIDYQQVIKGLVLLAAVCVDVYNKKK comes from the coding sequence ATGGAACACACGCTCGACAAGGCTCCCGGCACGGCCGGCCCGCGCACCGGCCACTTCCTGAAGCAGAACCTGCGCGAGTACGGCATGCTGCTGTCGCTGGTGGCGATCATGATCTTCTTCCAGGTCATGACCGACGGCACGCTGCTGCAGCCGCTGAACCTCACGAACCTCGTGCTGCAGAACAGCTACATCATCATCATGGCGCTGGGCATGCTGCTGGTCATCGTGGCCGGCCACATCGACCTGTCGGTCGGCTCGGTGTGCGGCTTCGTCGGCGCGCTGGCCGCCGTGCTGATGGTCAACTACGAATGGCATTTCGTGCCGGCGACGATCGCCTGCCTGGTCGTCGGCGCACTGATCGGCGCGGCGCAGGGCTGGTTCGTCGCCTACTTCCACATCCCCTCGTTCATCGTCACGCTGGCCGGCATGCTGGTGTTCAAGGGCCTGGCGCTGGCGCTGCTCAACGGCCAGTCGGTCGGCCCCTTCCCGGAGACCTTCCAGAAGCTCAGCTCGGGCTTCATTCCCGATGCGTTCGGCGGCACCGAACTGCGGCTGACCTCGCTGCTGCTGGGCGTGCTGGTGGCGCTGGCCATGGTGGCGATGGCCTGGCGCGCGCGCGGCAACCAGCAACTGCACGGCATGGAGACCGAGCCGATGGTGCTGTTCGCCAGCCGCAATGCGGTGTTCGCCACGATCCTGGTGGCGCTGAGCTGGCTGCTGGCCACCTACAAGGGCCTGCCCAACGTGCTGATCATCATGTTCGTGCTGATGGTGGCCTACGACTTCGTCACCAGCCGCACGACGATCGGCCGTCGCATCTACGCACTGGGCGGCAACGAAAAGGCGGCGCGGCTGTCGGGCATCCGCACCGAGCGGCTGGCCTTCTACACCTTCGTCAACATGGGCGTGCTGGCTGCCCTGGCCGGGCTGGTGTTCGCAGCGCGGCTGAACACCGCGACGCCGAAGGCGGGCCTGGGCTTCGAGCTCGACGTGATCGCCGCCTGCTTCATCGGCGGCGCGTCTGCTTCGGGCGGCGTGGGCAGGGTGATGGGCGCGGTGATCGGCGCCTTCGTGATGGGCGTGATGAACAACGGCATGTCCATCCTGGGCATCGGCATCGACTACCAGCAGGTCATTAAGGGCCTGGTGCTGCTCGCCGCGGTGTGCGTGGACGTCTACAACAAGAAGAAATAG
- the mmsA gene encoding multiple monosaccharide ABC transporter ATP-binding protein, translated as MRGITKRFHGVTALENVNLSVRAGEIHAVVGENGAGKSTLMKVLSGVYPHPEYEGEIRYLGQERRFSGIHDSEQLGIIIIHQELALVPLLSIAENIFLGNEQAKHGVIDWTLAHRKTRELLAKVGLKESPATLITDIGVGKQQLVEIAKALSKEVKLLILDEPTASLNESDSDALLELLLELKSHGIACILISHKLNEIAKVADAITVLRDGSTITTIDCRDREVNGPASEDLIIRAMVGREMADRYPKRTPKIGETVFELRDWRVFHPIHTEREVVKGVNLTVRRGEIVGIAGLMGAGRTELAMSVFGRTYGRRISGTVRMHGRDIDTSTVGKAVAHGIAYVTEDRKSLGLVLDDSIAHNTTLAHLDGVSRHGVIDEGREFAVANDYRQRLATRCAGVHQPVVNLSGGNQQKVVLAKWLFADPTLLILDEPTRGIDVGAKFEIYTLIARLAEEGRSILMISSEMPELLGMCDRIHVMNEGEFVAEFDAGEASQEKIMRAIVKAGT; from the coding sequence ATGCGCGGCATCACCAAGCGCTTTCACGGCGTGACCGCGCTGGAGAACGTGAACCTGAGCGTGCGCGCCGGCGAGATCCACGCCGTGGTCGGCGAGAACGGCGCGGGCAAGTCCACGCTGATGAAGGTGCTCTCGGGTGTCTACCCGCACCCGGAGTACGAAGGCGAGATCCGCTACCTGGGCCAGGAGCGGCGTTTCTCGGGCATCCACGACAGCGAGCAACTGGGCATCATCATCATCCACCAGGAGCTGGCGCTGGTGCCTCTGCTGTCGATCGCCGAGAACATCTTTCTCGGCAACGAGCAGGCGAAACACGGCGTGATCGACTGGACGCTCGCGCACCGCAAGACGCGCGAGCTGCTCGCCAAGGTGGGCCTGAAGGAATCGCCGGCCACACTGATCACCGACATCGGTGTCGGCAAGCAGCAGCTGGTGGAGATCGCCAAGGCGCTGTCCAAGGAAGTGAAGCTCCTGATCCTCGACGAGCCCACCGCCAGCCTGAACGAGAGCGACAGCGATGCGCTGCTCGAGCTGCTGCTGGAGCTCAAGTCGCACGGCATCGCCTGCATCCTCATCTCGCACAAGTTGAACGAGATCGCCAAGGTGGCTGATGCGATCACCGTGCTGCGCGACGGCTCGACCATCACCACGATCGATTGCCGCGACCGAGAAGTCAACGGCCCGGCCAGCGAAGACCTGATCATCCGTGCCATGGTCGGCCGCGAGATGGCCGACCGTTACCCGAAGCGCACGCCGAAGATCGGCGAGACGGTGTTCGAGCTGCGCGACTGGCGCGTGTTCCACCCGATCCACACCGAGCGCGAGGTGGTCAAGGGCGTCAACCTGACGGTGCGCCGGGGCGAGATCGTGGGCATCGCCGGCCTGATGGGCGCGGGCCGCACCGAGCTGGCGATGAGCGTGTTCGGCCGCACTTACGGCCGCCGCATCAGCGGCACCGTGCGCATGCACGGCCGCGACATCGACACCAGCACCGTGGGCAAGGCGGTGGCCCACGGCATCGCCTACGTCACCGAAGACCGCAAGTCGCTCGGCCTCGTGCTCGACGACAGCATCGCCCACAACACGACGCTGGCGCACCTGGACGGCGTGTCGCGCCACGGCGTGATCGACGAGGGCCGCGAGTTCGCCGTCGCCAACGACTACCGCCAGCGCCTGGCCACGCGCTGCGCCGGCGTGCACCAGCCGGTGGTCAACCTGTCGGGCGGCAACCAGCAGAAGGTGGTGCTGGCCAAGTGGCTGTTCGCCGACCCCACGCTGCTGATCCTCGACGAACCCACGCGCGGCATCGACGTCGGCGCCAAGTTCGAGATCTACACGCTGATCGCCCGCCTGGCCGAAGAAGGCCGCAGCATCCTGATGATCTCGTCGGAGATGCCCGAGCTGCTGGGCATGTGCGACCGCATCCACGTGATGAACGAGGGCGAGTTCGTCGCCGAGTTCGATGCCGGCGAGGCCTCGCAGGAGAAGATCATGCGCGCCATCGTCAAAGCCGGGACCTGA
- the chvE gene encoding multiple monosaccharide ABC transporter substrate-binding protein: MKLMKTLLATVGLATAAWMAPAAAQDKGAVGISMPTKSSARWIADGDNMVKVFKEKGYKTDLQYADDDIPNQLAQVENMITKGVKVLVIAAIDGTTLSGALQKAADKGVKVIAYDRLIRGSKNVDYYTTFDNFQVGVLQAGSIVDKLGLKAGKGPFNIELFGGSPDDNNAFFFYDGAMSVLKPYIDSGKLVVRSKQMGMDKVGTLRWDGAVAQARMDNLLSAFYGKEKVHAVLSPYDGLSIGILSSLKGVGYCTAAQPCPVVSGQDAEIPSVKSMLKGEQYSTVFKDTRDLARVTANLVDAVLAGKTPEINDTKTYNNGVKVVPSYLLKPVAVDASNWKKVLIDSGYYKESQVK; the protein is encoded by the coding sequence ATGAAACTGATGAAAACGTTGCTGGCCACCGTGGGCCTGGCCACCGCCGCCTGGATGGCCCCGGCCGCCGCGCAAGACAAGGGCGCCGTGGGCATCTCGATGCCCACCAAGTCCTCGGCCCGCTGGATCGCCGACGGCGACAACATGGTCAAGGTGTTCAAGGAGAAGGGCTACAAGACCGACCTCCAGTACGCCGACGACGACATCCCGAACCAGCTCGCGCAGGTCGAGAACATGATCACCAAGGGGGTGAAGGTTCTCGTCATCGCCGCCATCGACGGCACCACGCTGTCCGGCGCGCTGCAGAAAGCGGCTGACAAGGGCGTCAAGGTCATCGCCTACGACCGCCTGATCCGCGGCTCGAAGAACGTCGACTACTACACCACCTTCGACAACTTCCAGGTCGGCGTGCTGCAGGCCGGATCGATCGTCGACAAGCTCGGCCTGAAGGCCGGCAAGGGCCCGTTCAACATCGAGCTATTCGGCGGCTCGCCCGACGACAACAATGCCTTCTTCTTCTACGACGGCGCGATGTCGGTGCTCAAGCCCTACATCGACAGCGGCAAGCTGGTCGTGCGCAGCAAGCAGATGGGCATGGACAAGGTCGGCACGCTGCGCTGGGACGGCGCGGTCGCGCAGGCGCGCATGGACAACCTGCTGTCGGCCTTCTACGGCAAGGAGAAGGTGCACGCGGTGCTGTCGCCGTACGACGGCCTGAGCATCGGCATCCTGTCGTCGCTCAAGGGCGTGGGCTACTGCACGGCGGCGCAACCGTGCCCGGTCGTCAGCGGCCAGGACGCCGAGATTCCGTCGGTCAAGTCCATGCTCAAGGGCGAGCAGTACTCCACCGTGTTCAAGGACACGCGCGACCTGGCCCGCGTGACGGCCAACCTGGTCGATGCGGTGCTCGCCGGAAAGACCCCGGAGATCAACGACACCAAGACCTACAACAACGGCGTGAAAGTGGTGCCCAGCTACCTGCTCAAGCCGGTGGCAGTGGACGCGTCGAACTGGAAGAAGGTGCTCATCGACAGCGGTTATTACAAGGAGAGCCAGGTCAAGTAG
- a CDS encoding aldose 1-epimerase: MTSPHDIVWLESAQQRLGLVPTLGGGVAQWRWLADGQPVDLWRPWAGTQEDRYTLASFAMLPWSNRISHGGFEHDGQWFDMAPNRDGEPYPIHGDGWLQAWSLTRPQRQVAEMRLESRRHGGGPYAYDALQRFELIDDGLLQSVRVTHRGETPLPYGLGLHPWFPRTPQTRVQARVGGVWLSGDDPIPTQRTHDLPAGWDLNRNAPMNGPLIDNGYDGWDGNASIHWPERGLAVHLTMEPLNTPRGPIAPEHCLVYRPPAGEAFCFEPITQPIDAFHLPGRPGLVTLARGETLMLRVHWRVDTRAPRTNPD; encoded by the coding sequence GTGACGAGCCCGCATGACATCGTCTGGCTCGAGTCCGCCCAGCAGCGCCTGGGCCTCGTGCCCACGCTCGGCGGCGGCGTCGCGCAATGGCGCTGGCTCGCCGACGGCCAACCGGTGGACCTGTGGCGCCCGTGGGCGGGCACGCAGGAGGACCGCTACACCCTGGCTTCCTTCGCGATGCTGCCGTGGTCCAACCGCATCAGCCACGGCGGCTTCGAGCACGATGGCCAGTGGTTCGACATGGCGCCCAACCGCGACGGCGAGCCCTACCCCATCCACGGCGACGGCTGGCTGCAGGCCTGGTCGCTGACGCGCCCGCAACGGCAGGTCGCCGAGATGCGGCTCGAATCGCGTCGCCACGGCGGCGGCCCCTACGCGTACGACGCCCTGCAGCGCTTCGAGCTGATCGATGACGGCCTGCTGCAAAGCGTGCGCGTGACGCACCGCGGCGAGACCCCGCTGCCCTATGGCCTGGGGCTGCACCCCTGGTTCCCGCGCACGCCGCAGACCAGGGTGCAGGCCCGCGTGGGCGGTGTATGGCTGAGCGGCGACGACCCGATCCCGACGCAGCGCACGCATGACCTGCCCGCGGGCTGGGACCTGAACCGCAACGCCCCGATGAACGGCCCGCTGATCGACAACGGCTACGACGGCTGGGATGGCAACGCGAGCATCCATTGGCCCGAGCGCGGCCTGGCGGTTCACCTGACGATGGAGCCGCTGAACACGCCGCGCGGGCCGATCGCCCCGGAGCACTGCCTCGTCTACCGGCCGCCGGCGGGCGAAGCGTTCTGCTTCGAGCCGATCACGCAACCCATCGATGCCTTCCACCTGCCCGGCCGGCCGGGGCTCGTGACACTGGCCCGAGGCGAAACACTGATGTTGCGGGTGCACTGGCGCGTCGATACTCGCGCACCCCGTACGAACCCAGACTGA
- a CDS encoding SMP-30/gluconolactonase/LRE family protein yields MSLQAPAPALGSVRCVWPAAATLGEGTCWSVREQSLYWVDILEKRLYRHTPGTGEQRQWTLDDTISAVAERTDGPGLVVTLRRGFAFYEPATGALRRLDEPEPERTANRFNDGKCDAHGRFWGGTMDTACREPTGALYRFDGPGRCVRAFDAGFAVSNGPTWSLDGRTMFFNDTVRRTVHAFAFDPASGTLGASRVFLRFERGDGFPDGMTTDAAGRLWIAHWGAACVSCHDPDSGAELARVSLPTDHISNVAFGGPALKTLFITSARFELGPGQLAEQPLAGALFAVETDAAGLPANLFGASA; encoded by the coding sequence ATGAGCCTGCAGGCCCCCGCCCCCGCCCTCGGCAGCGTGCGCTGCGTCTGGCCCGCTGCGGCCACGCTGGGCGAAGGCACCTGCTGGTCGGTGCGCGAGCAATCGCTGTACTGGGTCGACATCCTCGAAAAACGCTTGTACCGCCACACCCCCGGCACCGGCGAACAGCGCCAGTGGACGCTCGACGACACGATCTCCGCCGTGGCTGAACGTACCGACGGCCCGGGCCTGGTGGTCACGCTGCGCCGCGGTTTCGCGTTCTACGAGCCAGCCACCGGCGCGCTGCGCCGGCTCGACGAACCCGAGCCCGAAAGAACCGCCAATCGCTTCAACGACGGCAAGTGCGATGCGCACGGCCGCTTCTGGGGCGGCACGATGGACACGGCCTGCCGCGAACCCACCGGCGCGCTGTACCGCTTCGATGGCCCCGGCCGCTGCGTGCGCGCCTTCGACGCCGGCTTCGCGGTGAGCAACGGGCCGACCTGGTCGCTCGATGGCCGCACGATGTTCTTCAACGACACGGTGCGCCGCACGGTCCATGCGTTCGCGTTCGACCCGGCCAGCGGCACGCTCGGCGCTTCGCGCGTGTTCCTTCGCTTCGAGCGCGGCGACGGCTTCCCCGACGGCATGACCACCGACGCGGCCGGCCGGCTGTGGATCGCGCACTGGGGCGCCGCCTGCGTGAGCTGCCACGACCCGGACAGCGGCGCCGAGCTGGCCAGAGTGAGCCTGCCCACCGACCACATCAGCAATGTCGCTTTCGGCGGGCCTGCATTGAAGACCCTGTTCATCACCAGCGCGCGCTTCGAGCTGGGCCCGGGGCAGCTTGCAGAGCAGCCGCTGGCGGGAGCGCTGTTTGCCGTCGAAACCGACGCGGCCGGGCTGCCGGCGAACCTGTTCGGGGCCAGCGCGTGA
- a CDS encoding IlvD/Edd family dehydratase: MDPKKPVRRSQAWFGRQDRDGFVHRSWIKNQGYPHDLLDGRPVIGICNTWSELTPCNGHFRELAEFVKRGVYEAGGFPLEFPVMSLGETQLRPTAMLFRNLASMDVEESIRGNPIDGVVLLMGCDKTTPALLMGAASCDLPTIGLSGGPMLNGKFRGKDIGSGTGVWQMSEMVRAGEMTMDEFTQAESCMHRSKGSCMTMGTASTMASMVEALGMSLPENAAIPAADTRRNRLAQLTGRRIVEMVNDDLRMSKILTRAAFENAIRTNAAIGGSTNAVIHLLAVAGRMGVELKLDDWDRLGSQVPCLVDLQPSGRFLMEDFFYAGGLPAVLKEIRHLLHADAVTVNGKSIGENIAEAPCWNREVIRPLAEPFKPAAGIAVLRGNLAPDGAVIKPSAASEHLLQHRGRAVVFESIEEFHARIDDESLDIDEHCVMVLKNCGPKGYPGMAEVGNMPLPPKVLRKGITDMVRISDARMSGTAYGTVVLHTSPEAAAGGPLALVKDGDVIELDVANRRLHLEVGDAELARRRAAWTAPATPARGWYKVYVEHVQQAHLGADLDFLVGGSGAPVPRDSH; encoded by the coding sequence ATGGATCCGAAGAAGCCCGTCCGCCGCAGCCAGGCCTGGTTCGGGCGCCAGGACCGCGACGGCTTCGTGCACCGCAGCTGGATCAAGAACCAGGGCTACCCGCACGACCTGCTCGACGGCCGCCCGGTGATCGGCATCTGCAACACCTGGAGCGAGCTGACGCCATGCAACGGGCACTTCCGCGAGCTGGCGGAGTTCGTCAAGCGCGGCGTCTACGAGGCGGGCGGCTTCCCGCTCGAGTTCCCGGTGATGTCGCTCGGCGAGACGCAGCTGCGGCCCACCGCGATGCTGTTCCGCAACCTCGCGTCGATGGACGTCGAGGAATCGATCCGCGGCAACCCGATCGACGGCGTGGTGCTGCTGATGGGCTGCGACAAGACCACGCCGGCGCTGTTGATGGGCGCGGCGAGCTGCGACCTGCCGACCATCGGACTGTCGGGCGGGCCGATGCTCAACGGCAAGTTCCGCGGCAAGGACATCGGCTCGGGCACCGGCGTGTGGCAGATGAGCGAGATGGTGCGCGCCGGCGAGATGACGATGGACGAGTTCACGCAGGCCGAGAGCTGCATGCACCGCAGCAAGGGCAGCTGCATGACGATGGGCACCGCATCGACGATGGCCAGCATGGTCGAGGCGCTGGGCATGTCGCTGCCAGAGAACGCCGCCATCCCTGCCGCCGACACGCGCCGCAACCGGCTCGCGCAGCTGACCGGCCGGCGCATCGTCGAGATGGTCAACGACGACCTGCGCATGTCGAAGATCCTCACGCGCGCCGCCTTCGAGAACGCCATCCGCACCAACGCGGCGATCGGCGGCTCGACCAATGCGGTGATCCATCTTCTCGCGGTGGCCGGCCGCATGGGCGTGGAGCTCAAGCTCGACGACTGGGACCGGCTCGGCTCGCAGGTGCCCTGCCTGGTCGACCTGCAGCCTTCGGGTCGCTTCCTGATGGAGGACTTCTTCTACGCCGGCGGCCTGCCCGCGGTGCTGAAGGAGATCCGCCACCTGCTGCACGCCGACGCCGTTACCGTGAACGGCAAGTCGATCGGCGAGAACATCGCCGAGGCGCCCTGCTGGAACCGCGAGGTGATCCGGCCGCTGGCCGAGCCCTTCAAGCCCGCCGCCGGCATCGCCGTGCTGCGCGGCAACCTGGCGCCCGACGGCGCCGTGATCAAGCCCTCGGCGGCCAGCGAGCACCTGCTGCAGCACCGCGGCCGCGCGGTGGTGTTCGAGAGCATCGAGGAGTTCCACGCGCGCATCGACGACGAGTCGCTCGACATCGACGAGCACTGCGTGATGGTGCTGAAGAACTGCGGCCCCAAGGGCTACCCCGGCATGGCCGAGGTGGGCAACATGCCGCTGCCGCCCAAGGTGCTGCGCAAGGGCATCACGGACATGGTGCGCATCAGCGATGCGCGCATGAGCGGCACCGCCTACGGCACCGTGGTGCTGCACACCTCGCCCGAGGCCGCCGCGGGCGGGCCGCTGGCGCTGGTGAAAGATGGCGACGTGATCGAGCTCGACGTGGCGAACCGCCGCCTGCACCTGGAGGTGGGCGACGCGGAGCTGGCACGCCGTCGCGCCGCCTGGACGGCGCCGGCGACGCCCGCACGCGGCTGGTACAAGGTCTACGTCGAGCATGTGCAGCAGGCGCACCTGGGCGCCGACCTCGACTTCCTGGTCGGCGGCAGTGGCGCGCCGGTGCCGCGCGACTCGCACTGA
- a CDS encoding SDR family NAD(P)-dependent oxidoreductase has translation MSISISQTWPAVYPDLRGRAVFVTGGGSGIGAAIVSAFVAQGARVAFVDVAAAASEALAAKLAAGGQAAPWWRACDVRDVAALQSAIADAAAALGDFHALVNNVASDDRHTLESITPAFYDDRIAINQRAALFAMQAVVPGMKRLGGGAIVNLGSIGWQIKSADYPCYAIAKSAVNGLTRGNAASLGRDRIRVNTVTPGWVMTERQKQLWVTPEGEREIDRNQCLPDRLQPEDIAAMVLFLASDGARMCTAQEFIVDGGWR, from the coding sequence ATGTCGATTTCGATATCTCAAACTTGGCCAGCGGTGTACCCGGACCTGCGCGGCCGGGCCGTCTTCGTGACCGGCGGCGGCTCGGGCATCGGCGCGGCCATCGTGTCGGCCTTCGTGGCGCAGGGCGCGCGCGTTGCCTTCGTGGACGTGGCCGCCGCTGCCAGCGAGGCGCTCGCCGCCAAGCTCGCCGCCGGCGGGCAGGCCGCGCCCTGGTGGCGTGCCTGCGACGTGCGCGACGTGGCGGCGCTGCAGTCGGCCATCGCCGATGCCGCGGCCGCGCTCGGCGACTTCCACGCGCTGGTCAACAACGTCGCCAGCGACGACCGCCACACGCTGGAATCGATCACGCCGGCCTTCTACGACGATCGCATCGCCATCAACCAGCGCGCCGCGCTGTTCGCGATGCAGGCGGTGGTGCCGGGCATGAAGCGGCTGGGCGGTGGCGCCATCGTCAACCTGGGCTCGATCGGCTGGCAGATCAAATCGGCCGACTACCCGTGTTACGCGATTGCCAAGTCGGCGGTGAACGGCCTGACACGCGGCAATGCGGCCTCGCTCGGGCGCGACCGCATCCGCGTCAACACCGTCACGCCAGGCTGGGTGATGACCGAGCGGCAGAAGCAGCTGTGGGTCACGCCCGAAGGCGAACGCGAGATCGACCGCAACCAGTGCCTGCCCGATCGACTGCAGCCGGAGGACATCGCGGCGATGGTGCTGTTCCTGGCGTCCGACGGCGCGCGCATGTGCACGGCCCAGGAGTTCATCGTCGACGGCGGTTGGCGCTAG